The DNA sequence GAGTACTTTGCTTTCCCTGAAAAGTTCCTTTTCCTCGAGCTCAAGGGCCTGGAGGCCCTGCGGGAAGCGGGCTTCGGTGAAGCCATCGAGCTGGTGTTCCTCTGCGGCGATTGCGAGAGGCCCGATTGGCTGCCTATTCTGCAGCTCGGTGTCAGCGAGCGAACACTGCGGCTGGGCTGCTGCACTCTGGTCAATCTCTTCCCGCATACCGCCGACCCGGTCACTCCGGATGGCACCCGCTTCGAGTACCCCGTCGTACCGGACGCGCGCCGCCCCGACTCCTACGAGGTCTTCAGCATCGAGTCCGTCGTTGGCACCAGCCCGGCGACAAGCGAAGTCATGAGCTTCGATCCGTTCTACTCCGTGCGCCACAGCCCGTCTGGCCGGCAGGGTGAACTCTTCTGGCACGCCACCCGCCGCGACTCCAGCACCCGCATGGACGACAATACCGATCTCTGGCTGTCCACTGTCGATCTGGCCGGACAACCGCGCCGCCCCGAGATCGACACGCTCACGGTGCGCTGCCTCTGTACCAACCGGGAACTGCCCTCCCGCATACCCTTTGGCGAGGAGACGGGCGATTTCGAGCTAGATGCGGCTTCCGCCATCGCGCGGGTCATCGCCCTGCGCAAACCCACGCCCACCATCCGTCCTGCGCTGGGTGGGGCCGTCCTGTGGCGCCTGCTCTCCCAACTCTCCCTTAACTATCTTTCGCTGATCGAGGAAGGGCGCGACGCGCTTCAGGAGATCCTGCGCCTGTACGCGCCACCCGCGGGATTCGGCGAGCGTCAGGTGGAGGGCATCGCTACGCTCACCAGCCGCCGCCATTTTACCCGCGTCATGGGCGATTATGGAATCTCCTTTGTCCGGGGGATGAAAGTCCAGGTGGAACTCGACGAAGAATGCTTCGTCGGAGCCAGCGCCTATCTTTTTTCGAGCGTCCTCGATCGTTTCCTCGGACTTTATGTCAACATGAATGGGTTCAGCCAGCTCGAAGTGTGGAGCCGGCAGCGTAAGGAGATCCTAAAGCAATGGCCCGCAAGGTCAGGCTACGGAATCCTGCTCTGAAGAAGCGGGCGGCTGGGGGTGCGCCGGATGTGCCGTCGGCCCCGTGTGCCCAAACGCCGGAATCACCCACTACCCAGCCTGCCGAGCCTGTCTCTGCCCTGCCGCAGCACCTTCTCGACCGTCCCTACGAGTACCGCTTCTTTCAGGCGGCTCGTCTGCTCCAACTGCTGCAGCCGGAAAGCGCCGTGGTTGGTCACTTCGAGGATCCTTCCAAGGAGGCTGTGCGCTTCTCGGCCCACCAGACCCTCGGTTACCCCGCGAGTGAGATTCAATCGCTTTCGATCCCCGAGTCCGGCGCGCCCAAAATGGGCGTGAACTTCCTGGGGGTCACCGGACCGGTCGGAGAACTGCCCGCCACCTACACAGCGTACGTGACGGAGCGTCTGCGGGCCGGTGACAAGACTCTGGCCGAGTTCCTCGATCTTTTCAACCACCGCCTCACCTCGCTGTTCTACCGCAGTTGGGAGAAGTACCACTTCCAGGTGCCTTACGAACGCGGCGAGGACTCCGGTCTCAGCGACGTTCTGCTGCACCTTGTCGGGCTCGGCACGCCGCGCCTGCAAAACCGCCAGGATGTGTCCGACGAATCGCTGAAGTTCTACGCCGGATTGCTCTCGCAGCAGCCGCGCTCCGCCATCGCCATGCAGCAAGTGCTGGCCGACTATTTTGACGCGCCGGTGGAAGTCGTGCAGTTTGTTGGCTCGTGGCGCAAGCTGGATCCCGGCAGTCTGTGCCTTCTTGATGACGATCCTGACGCAGTGCCTGCCGCCCGGCTTGGTCTCGGTGCGGTCGCCGGCGACGAAGTTTGGGACCAGCAATCCACCATGCGTATTCGCATCGGTCCGCTGGGTCTGGACCGGTATCGTGAGTTCCTGCCGGATGGCGGCGCGTTTCCCGCTCTCAAGGCGCTCGTGCGTTTTATCAGTCGGGATGAGTATGATTTCGAAGTACAGCTCGTTTTGAGGCGTGAGGAGGTCCCCGGCTGTCTATTGGGAGCCGAAGGGGAAGACGCGCCACAGCTCAATTGGCTGAGCTGGATCAAATCAAAGCCAATGGATCGGGACCCTGACGACACGGTCTACCGGTTATGGGAGGTTGTTTAACAGATGGCCGCTAATCTCAAGTCGATTGTCAACAAACTAAATGACACCGCCCGACAGACGCTGGAATCCGCCGCCGGACTCTGCGTGGCGCGTACTCACTACAACGTCGAAATCGAGCACTTCCTGCTTCGGCTGCTCGAACATTCCGATAGCGATAGCAGTCGCATCTTTCACCACTTCGGTCTGGACCCATCCCGTCTCGACGCCGAACTGAATCGCGCCCTCGACCGCTTCAAGCGTGGCAATGGCCGCACCCCGGCGTTCAGTGAGTCGCTCATTGAGATGTTTAGCGATGGCTGGACCCTGGGCTCTCTTGACTACAATGCGGCCTCGATTCGCACCGGGTTTACCCTTCTGGCTCTGACCCAGAACGACGCCCTCTGGCGGATGGCCCGTGAATCCAGCCGGGAACTCGGCCGCATCCAGCCCGATCAATTGAAGAGCGAGCTGATGGGCATCATCGCCGGGTCGATTGAGGACGGCGAAAGCGAGGAGGCCCCGGAGGCTGGAGGTGCCGCGGCACCCGCCCGCAAGATTGGCGGCAAGACGCCCAATCTCGACCAGTTCACCGTGAATCTGACCGAACATGCGAAAGCCGGCAAGATCGATTCGGTGCTCGGCCGTGATACCGAAATCCGCCAGTTGGTCGACATCCTGATGCGCCGCCGGCAGAACAACCCGATCCTCACCGGTGAAGCCGGCGTCGGCAAGACGGCGGTCGTGGAAGGGTTCGCCACCCGCGTAGCTAACGGCGACGTGCCGCCGGCGCTCCGCAACGTCACGGTCCGCACTCTCGACCTGGCGCTTCTCCAGGCCGGCGCAGGCGTGAAGGGCGAATTCGAGAACCGCCTGAAGGGCCTGATCGAAGAGGTGAAGTCCTCCGCTACGCCCATCATCCTCTTCATTGACGAGGCGCACACCATGATCGGCGCGGGTGGTCAGGCTGGGCAGAACGATGCTGCCAACCTGCTCAAGCCGGCTCTGGCCCGCGGCGAACTTCGTACCATTGCCGCCACCACTTGGTCCGAGTACAAGAAGTACTTCGAGAAAGACCCCGCGCTGGCCCGCCGCTTCCAGGTCGTCAAGGTGGAAGAACCCACTGAAGACGTCTGCTGCACGATGCTGCGTGGCATCGTCTCGTCGCTCGAGAAGCATCACAATGTGCGTATCCTCGACGAGGCCGTCAATTCCGCCGTGCGCCTGTCCCACCGTTACCTCGCTGGGCGCCAGTTGCCCGACAAGGCCGTCAGCATACTCGATACGGCCTGCGCCCGCCTCGCCCTGGGCCAGAACTCCACGCCGCCTGCCATTGAGGATGCCACCCGCGAGATCGACGATCTGGCTGTTCAACAGCGTGTTCTCGACCGCGAAGTCGCCGTCGGGGCCGATCACTCCGAACGTCTGGCGAAAATAGCCGAGCGCAAGCAGAAAGTCGAAGCCGAACTCGCCGTCCTCCAGGAACGCTGGACGAAGGAAAGCGGTCTCGTTCTGAAGGTGCGCGAACTTCGCCAGGCCATTGAAACCGCCGCGCCGGGAACCGACGTCTCCGCAGAGCGCGCCGAATTGGACAAGGTTGCGGCCGAGGTGGCCGAACTGCAGGGCGAAACCCCGTTGACCCGCGCCTGTGTCGACGCCCAGATTGTCAGCGAAGTTCTCGCCGCCTGGACGGGGATCCCTGTCGGCAAGATGCTCAAGGACGAGATCCAGACCACGCTGAACCTCGCCAGTCTCATGGGGCAGCGCGTCATCGGTCAGGACACCGCGCTGGAGGTCATCGCCCAACGCCTGCTCACGTCCAAAGCCTCAATGGACGATCCCAATCGCCCCATTGGCGTGTTTATGCTCATCGGGCCCAGCGGCGTCGGCAAGACCGAGACCGCTCTCGCTCTGGCCGACTTGTTCTATGGCGGTGAGAAGAGCCTCATCACCATCAACATGTCGGAGTTCCAGGAATCTCATACGGTTTCCACTCTGAAGGGCTCGCCGCCCGGCTATGTCGGTTATGGCGAGGGTGGCGTGCTGACCGAAGCGGTACGCCGCCGGCCTTACTCCGTTGTCCTCCTGGATGAAGTGGAAAAGGCCCACCCCGACGTGCTTGAGCTCTTCTACCAGGTGTTCGACAAGGGCCACATGGAGGATGGCGAAGGCCGGGAAATCGACTTCAAGAACACCATCATCCTGCTCACCTCCAACGCCTGCACCGACACGTTGATGAAGCTCGTGGCCGATCCGGAAACGATGCCCTCGCCCACCGGGTTGATCAAGGCCATGAAGCCGGAACTCGACAAGATCTTCAAGCCGGCGTTCCTTGGACGTATGGGCCTCATTCCTTACTTCCCGGTCCGCGACGAAGCGCTGAAGTCCATCATCCGGCTCAAGGTCGGGAAGGTGCAGAAGCGCATCCTTGAGAACCATCGCATCCCGCTTAGTTATGACGCCGCCGTAGTGGACGAGATTGCCAACCGTTGCACCGAGGTGGAAAGCGGAGCCCGCAACATCGACAACATTCTCGGCAACACCGTGTTGCCTGAGATTTCCAGGCGCCTCCTCACTGAGTTCGCCGAGGGCCGCCGCCCCGCTGCGTTCCAACTCGCGGTGGGTGAGGATGGTCAGTTCGTTTATACAACTTCGGGCAGTTCCGACTAGCAGGCTGCCCGGAGGCACTGTCCATGGGGGAATTGAAGCAGGCCAATCGGTTCCTGCAACTGGAAACGCCGCTAGGCGATGACCGGCTGCTGTTGAAATCGTTCGAGGGTACGGAGGAGATGTCCGGGCTGTTTCGATATCAACTCGAAATGGTCTCGGAAGAGAACGACCTCGACCTCGATCAACTTGTCGGCAAGCCGGTCAGCTTCGGCGTGCGTCTTCGGGAGAAGAAGGAGTTCCGATGGTGGAACGGAGTTGTCAGCAAGGCCTGGCATTATCCGGATGAGGACCGTCTCGCCCATTACGGGGCGGAAGTTGTCCCGTGGCTTTGGTTCCTGACCCGCTCCACCGATTGCTTCATCCGCCAGAAGATCGAGGTGAAAGACGTCCTCAAGGACGTCTTTCGCCGCTTCGGCTTCACCAACTATTCCGATCAGGTCAAGCGGGAGCACACCCCCTGGCCCTACCTCACGCAGTATCGGGAAACCCACTTTGCCTTTCTCAGCCGTTTGATGGAGGAAGAAGGTATCTACTACTTCTTCCAGCACGAGAAGGGCAAGCACACCATGGTGTTCACCGACGACAACGGCATACACCAGCCTTGCCCCCACCAGGCACGGATGAAGTTTCAGGCCGCGCGCGGGTCAGGAACTTTTCACGCCGAGGACTCCGTCTATCACTGGGAGTTCCACAGCCAGTTCGAATCCGGCAAGTATGCTCATGCGGAGTGGAATTTCCTCAAACCGGAGATCAAGCTCAGCTCCGAGGTGCCGGCGAAATCGAAGAAGGCCGCTGTCAAACAGTATGAGATCTACGACTACCCGGGCGAGTACGAAGAGCGCCCGGAGGGCGACCACTGGGCCACCACTCGCATGGAGGAACAGGAGTTGGACGACGAGTTCTGCAAGGGCTCGGGTGACAGCCGCGCCTTGACCCCCGGCTTCCGCTTTGAACTCTTCGGCCACGATCGTAAGGATCAGAACAAGCAGTATCTCGTCACTGAGATCAAACACAGCGCCGAGGAAGGGAGCTTCCATGCCGGCGACATGAGTGGGCCAGGCCGCTACTCCAACTCGTTCAAATGCATTCCCGCCACTGTGCAGTACCGGCCCAGGCGGAAGACGCCCAAGCACATCATGCGCGGCCTGCAAACCGCCATTGTGGTCGGCGCCAAGCCCGAAGAGATTCACACCGACGAACATGGCCAGGTAAAAGTCCAGTTCCACTGGGACCGTGAACAGAACAAGAAGGACGAAGACCGCTCCTGCTACATCCGTGTCACGCAGCCGTGGGCCGGCAAGAACTGGGGCGCCATGTTCCTGCCTCGCGTCGGTCAGGAGGTGGTCGTCGACTTCCTGGAAGGCGATCCGGACCGGCCCCTTATTGTGGGCCGCGTCTATAACGCGACTCAGATGCCGCCGTGGGAACTGCCCAGGAACAAGAACTGGAGCGGCTTCAAATCCCGTTCCACACGGGAAGGCACGGCGAACAACTACAGCGAACTGCGCTTCGACGATACCAAGGGCAAAGAGGAGTTCCTCCTGCACGCCGAGCGCGACATGACCATCACCGTCGAGCACGACACCAACGAGCACGTCGAGAACAATCGATACCTCACCGTCGACGGGATCCAGAGCGAACAGGTGAGAAAGGACCTCCACAGTGACGTAGAAGGCGAACGCCGCGAGCAGGTTGGCAAAAATCTTTCCTTGAGCGTGGGTGGCCAAGCCCATCAGAAGGCGGCGAAGCTCTACACCCTGGAGTCGGGTGGCGAGATTCATCTCAAAGCGAAGGGCCGCATCGTGCTCGATGCCGGCGAAGGGATTACGTTTCTCGGCCAGGGCGGCTCGTCATACATTGATGTGACCGCGCAAGGCATCGTCATCCAGGGCCCCATGGTCTATCTGAACTGCGGATTGCCGAATGCCGGCCTTGGGATCCCCTCCATGCCCGAGTTGCCCATCAAGCCAGGCGACCTCATGCAGGGCGGGTTGACTGGCCTTACCGGTCCACTGGTGGGGACTGCCGGCGCCTTTGGTGGTGCGACAACGAGCATTGGCGGCCCGGCGCCTTCAGCGCCGCCTCTGGCCCGTGCCCCATCGTCCGGCGGCGAGGTCTTTCTTCCAGCCGCGGAGCAATCTGCCGCCCGGCCTGACCCCCGGCCTCGGCCGGCTTCCGCGCAGGACGAAGACAAGCAGGGATGAAGCGGTTTGCACCTGCTTGGGGATTTCATTAACGTTCGCAACCGCGCCCTGTATGCGCTCGTCCGACCACTTGGACCCTCAGCCGGCCGAGGACCGGCTGTTGTTGCCGCAAACGCGAGGTGGAAAGCCCGCAATTTCCGCTGTAGATTGATATAGTATTCTGACTAAATCCCTGACCTGAAGGAGAGATGCGATGCATCCCCCGCTGTCCGGCCGCTCCCGCTACGAGCTGCGGGAAGTCCTCGGACGTGGTGGCATGGGCGTAGTCTACAAAGCGTACGACACGCTCATGCACCGTGAGGTGGCCCTCAAGACCATCCTCGACGTCCAGAGCAAGGCGGCCCTCGAGCTGTTCTATCGCGAATGGGGCCTGCAGGCCTCCATTACGCACCCGAACATCGCCGAGATTTACGATATCGGCGAGATGCAGCACGAAGGAGCGGTGCTGCCCTACTTCGTGATGCCGCTACTGCCCGGCGCGACACTCAGCGATCTCATTCGTGCCTCCAGCGCCCGGCTCACCATAGATCGGGCCCTCGGCATTCTCATTCAGGTCTGTCGCGGTCTCCAGGCGGCACACGACCACGGGCTCATCCACCGCGATCTGAAACCCAGTAACGTCTTTGTTCTCGACGACGACTCCGTCCGCATCTTCGATTTCGGTATTGCGCACGTCGAGTCTTCCGCCCAGACCAGTGTCCGGGGCACCCTCGCGTACATGGCCCCCGAGTTGCTTCAGATGAAGCCGGCCAGCGT is a window from the uncultured Paludibaculum sp. genome containing:
- the tssF gene encoding type VI secretion system baseplate subunit TssF, which codes for MRSDLLTYYERELAYVRQLGAEFAAKYPKVASRLLLEPNHCEDPHVERLIEAFSFLAARLHLKLDDEFPELTQALLGILFPHYIRPLPSMTVAEFSLDAERSGLTTRTVLPRGSALFSRATGGVRLQFRTGFDLELWPIRLAAAQWVTPERLAHPIRTSDAPGALRVELTCGHGASFASLPINSLRFFLNAEASIVYPLYEMLAGRCLRIIARDLTPHSHKPPIVLPPTCLQPCGFSPDESLVPYPRRSFDGYRLLQEYFAFPEKFLFLELKGLEALREAGFGEAIELVFLCGDCERPDWLPILQLGVSERTLRLGCCTLVNLFPHTADPVTPDGTRFEYPVVPDARRPDSYEVFSIESVVGTSPATSEVMSFDPFYSVRHSPSGRQGELFWHATRRDSSTRMDDNTDLWLSTVDLAGQPRRPEIDTLTVRCLCTNRELPSRIPFGEETGDFELDAASAIARVIALRKPTPTIRPALGGAVLWRLLSQLSLNYLSLIEEGRDALQEILRLYAPPAGFGERQVEGIATLTSRRHFTRVMGDYGISFVRGMKVQVELDEECFVGASAYLFSSVLDRFLGLYVNMNGFSQLEVWSRQRKEILKQWPARSGYGILL
- the tssI gene encoding type VI secretion system tip protein TssI/VgrG, whose protein sequence is MGELKQANRFLQLETPLGDDRLLLKSFEGTEEMSGLFRYQLEMVSEENDLDLDQLVGKPVSFGVRLREKKEFRWWNGVVSKAWHYPDEDRLAHYGAEVVPWLWFLTRSTDCFIRQKIEVKDVLKDVFRRFGFTNYSDQVKREHTPWPYLTQYRETHFAFLSRLMEEEGIYYFFQHEKGKHTMVFTDDNGIHQPCPHQARMKFQAARGSGTFHAEDSVYHWEFHSQFESGKYAHAEWNFLKPEIKLSSEVPAKSKKAAVKQYEIYDYPGEYEERPEGDHWATTRMEEQELDDEFCKGSGDSRALTPGFRFELFGHDRKDQNKQYLVTEIKHSAEEGSFHAGDMSGPGRYSNSFKCIPATVQYRPRRKTPKHIMRGLQTAIVVGAKPEEIHTDEHGQVKVQFHWDREQNKKDEDRSCYIRVTQPWAGKNWGAMFLPRVGQEVVVDFLEGDPDRPLIVGRVYNATQMPPWELPRNKNWSGFKSRSTREGTANNYSELRFDDTKGKEEFLLHAERDMTITVEHDTNEHVENNRYLTVDGIQSEQVRKDLHSDVEGERREQVGKNLSLSVGGQAHQKAAKLYTLESGGEIHLKAKGRIVLDAGEGITFLGQGGSSYIDVTAQGIVIQGPMVYLNCGLPNAGLGIPSMPELPIKPGDLMQGGLTGLTGPLVGTAGAFGGATTSIGGPAPSAPPLARAPSSGGEVFLPAAEQSAARPDPRPRPASAQDEDKQG
- the tssH gene encoding type VI secretion system ATPase TssH — translated: MAANLKSIVNKLNDTARQTLESAAGLCVARTHYNVEIEHFLLRLLEHSDSDSSRIFHHFGLDPSRLDAELNRALDRFKRGNGRTPAFSESLIEMFSDGWTLGSLDYNAASIRTGFTLLALTQNDALWRMARESSRELGRIQPDQLKSELMGIIAGSIEDGESEEAPEAGGAAAPARKIGGKTPNLDQFTVNLTEHAKAGKIDSVLGRDTEIRQLVDILMRRRQNNPILTGEAGVGKTAVVEGFATRVANGDVPPALRNVTVRTLDLALLQAGAGVKGEFENRLKGLIEEVKSSATPIILFIDEAHTMIGAGGQAGQNDAANLLKPALARGELRTIAATTWSEYKKYFEKDPALARRFQVVKVEEPTEDVCCTMLRGIVSSLEKHHNVRILDEAVNSAVRLSHRYLAGRQLPDKAVSILDTACARLALGQNSTPPAIEDATREIDDLAVQQRVLDREVAVGADHSERLAKIAERKQKVEAELAVLQERWTKESGLVLKVRELRQAIETAAPGTDVSAERAELDKVAAEVAELQGETPLTRACVDAQIVSEVLAAWTGIPVGKMLKDEIQTTLNLASLMGQRVIGQDTALEVIAQRLLTSKASMDDPNRPIGVFMLIGPSGVGKTETALALADLFYGGEKSLITINMSEFQESHTVSTLKGSPPGYVGYGEGGVLTEAVRRRPYSVVLLDEVEKAHPDVLELFYQVFDKGHMEDGEGREIDFKNTIILLTSNACTDTLMKLVADPETMPSPTGLIKAMKPELDKIFKPAFLGRMGLIPYFPVRDEALKSIIRLKVGKVQKRILENHRIPLSYDAAVVDEIANRCTEVESGARNIDNILGNTVLPEISRRLLTEFAEGRRPAAFQLAVGEDGQFVYTTSGSSD
- the tssG gene encoding type VI secretion system baseplate subunit TssG — translated: MARKVRLRNPALKKRAAGGAPDVPSAPCAQTPESPTTQPAEPVSALPQHLLDRPYEYRFFQAARLLQLLQPESAVVGHFEDPSKEAVRFSAHQTLGYPASEIQSLSIPESGAPKMGVNFLGVTGPVGELPATYTAYVTERLRAGDKTLAEFLDLFNHRLTSLFYRSWEKYHFQVPYERGEDSGLSDVLLHLVGLGTPRLQNRQDVSDESLKFYAGLLSQQPRSAIAMQQVLADYFDAPVEVVQFVGSWRKLDPGSLCLLDDDPDAVPAARLGLGAVAGDEVWDQQSTMRIRIGPLGLDRYREFLPDGGAFPALKALVRFISRDEYDFEVQLVLRREEVPGCLLGAEGEDAPQLNWLSWIKSKPMDRDPDDTVYRLWEVV